The genomic window GCCAGCCTCCTGGCTGTGCGCGTCCGCCGTCCCTAATGTAGGTGGCCCCGTGGGCGGTACAAACTCATCCTCCAGCACGTGCATGCGCAGCTCTGGCAAGCTGCCAGCCTCATAGGGACGATGACCGCCCATCAGCATCTCGTAAAGTACGACACCGGCGGCCCAGACGTCCGCCTTCTTGCCGTAGCGCCTCCCTTTCCACATCTCTGGCGAGAGATAGTACGGTGTGCCAAGAAATGTACCAGCGATGTTCTCGCTACTGACAGTGCTCTCATACTTCTGCGAGAAGCCGAAGTCGCCAAGTTTAAGGAAGCCGCGTGAGGTAATCAGCACGTTTGCACTCTTTATGTCACGGTGGATCATTCGACGTGCAGAGATGTGATGCAGCGccaagagcagctgcacaaagTAGGTACCCGCCTCTCGCTCCGACAACAGTATCCGAGAACCATTCGTTCCTGCATCATTACTCGCTGCGGCATTGCTGCCCTCTTCGAGAAACGGACGCACTGTGGAGGCGTTGTATAAACTGCGGCGCAGGTCGCCTCGATCCGCGAGCTCCGTAATGATGATCATCGCCTCATCATCGCTGTCGAGTACGTAGTGCTCGTAGTAGCGGATGATGGCGAAGTGATTCGTGTGCGCCAGGCACATAATCTCTCTCTGCGAGTATTGTCGGTCTTGTGACATCATTGCACGCAGGTCCATAATCTTCGCCACATACAGGCCATTTGGCTGCGTCGGGTGTGCCAACACGTTGCTGTTACTCTGCGCCTCCACCATGGGTAGCGCGGCTGGGTTGTAGGCAGGGTTGCGCATCACCACGTACGCCTCGCCGTAGGCACCTCTGCCGATGGATTGAAGCTTGACGTACTTGCTGTGACTGTCCTTGCCTCCAATAATGTCGCTCAGAGAGAGGTACCCGACACGCTCCCCCCTGCCATTACAGATGGGAATAGGCGAGCCAGCGTCGTTCACCGACGTGACGGAACTCGTGTCACCcttgctcctgctgcctTTGGGGGGACTTCCAGTCGTGAtggaggcagcgcagagctCCACCTTATTGTTTTTGGGGGGCGCTACCGTCGTTGTTGCGACCAAGGCGGCGATATCACCTCTATTGGAGGCATGGGGGTTACATGTCCACTGCGCACTGCCCGCAGCCGACGGCTTCGTCGCCAAGGCAGCAGCTACAGTGCCAACTTTGAGATCGGATTTAGCTAGACTGTAGGCATTCCCCTCATCAGCTGCGCTTTCGCCGGGGATATTGGAGCAGCTCTTCGCCAACCCGCTACCCATGATTACGCCGATTGTGGGTACACAATGAATGGATTGTACAGCAACTTGCCCAAGACTACCTTTCTCAAAGCAGAGAcacaagacacacacacatacaaaagGGGCGCTCGAGGCAGAAAAGAGACCGGTGATTTCTCGGTCACAAGGAGCGTAGGCAGACGCGAAAAAAGCACGCGACAGGTGTATAGACAGAGACAGAACAAGTACTCTGCACCAGATGAGAAAAGCGATACGAACACCAACAGCAAGATAATGACGAGCGGAAAGGGGGGTAAGAGCTTGCGGCACAGGCCAGGGcagaaaaaagaagcgagAAGCGCTCACTAGACCCCCACGAAGCCTCTGCAGTGCTACCACGGCACGTCACAGGAGCCCGTCTCCTCTCAACAAACCGGTAGAAATATAAAGGCGTTACCACTAGAGGGGAACAGCAGAAACAAAAAGGTCCAAGAGGCAGCTTCAAGCTCAGGTTGCGGGGGTCTCTGTCAGAATATCCGCTTGCCTTCCTATACGGCAGGAAAAAATAATCCGTAAAATAAGCAGAATGAAAAGTAGCCGATGTGCAGAGATGTGCCACACGACATCGAACAGCAGAAactccgcacacacacacacacacacaccaaaagaaagagaaaaacgtACGTGCTCGATGCGGTAAGGACCAAGGCACGAGTGACGACACACAACGGTGAGTGGCAGTCGAGGAAGACGAAAGGAAGAAGATCGGGATCACGGTAAAACGTGCCGACGAGAAAAAGTCGGCGATGGACGCACAACAAAAATGAGAAGAGAGGACTGACAGACTCTCTCTacgagaaaagggaaatCAACACTCTCGCGTGCACGTCTGTCGTTGGGCGCGTGTAGGTATGCAGCGTGCGTGAGCCTCAGGTATCGAAACGTGTGCGAAATTCCGGGTGTATGCGAGAAGAAGCAGAGCAGTTATGCTAAAGCTGACTAAAAAAAACTCAAACGTGCGCGTCAGAAGGACCTGGAGGATTCTAACTAGAGCACAACCCACCTCcttcacagacacacacacacacgcgaagcGGTATCGGACAAACCGACTTCCGCGCACAAAGCCAGAGGGGATAAGCGAAAGGAAAGTAgtgggaaaaaaaggaaaagacaagCAAAGGAGGATCTACCTCTCGATGGTgaagaaagaaaagtaaGAAAGGCCGTGCTGGATCCCCCCGCTGCCCCCGAAAGGCAGCAAATCAAACGAGGGTAAAAGAGAGCCGGGAAGCTGTTAAGAGAACCACAATTAAAGAAAGACTCAGAGTCACAACAAACCaccagcgcacacacgcgtaaTGAGAAAGAGGGGCTCTGAGACACCGATTTACCACAATgcagaaaacaaagaggagaCGACGGAAGTAAAAatagagagagcgagagagatggcgaagagaagacacgcacagagtcaaagagaagcagcagtcgTAGTAGTCGAAGGTGATGCGAAACAGTCCCGAactacacgcacgcgcacaaaaAAGCACAACAGaacaaagggaaaaaatgcCACCGTGCAGGCCTTCCGTTATTGGGGATGTGTATGTAACTGTATGATACAGCTAGCGttgggaggcggaggagggtaGTAGTGGGGATGAGGttgagaggggggaagggtcTTTCGAGCGTGTCCGCACAAACGAGCAGGCGATAACCAAAGGCAGGGAAACAGagagcgcgcgagagagagatgtcgatgaaaaaaaaaacgtttACACTTTTTTTTGTACTTGTTGTCCAGAGTACAACCACACACGTAGGGACGAGCTCAACAACACGGCGCAAatgagggaaaagaagggaaagcagaaaagaggaaagaaaagaactGTAAGTGACAGCGAGCGCAGGAAGGTGGGTgagagcagaagagggaAATGGAATCAGAGACCCACCTCAGTGTCAAGGCTacaacacacgcactgagAGTCTACAATATGAGGCGACTCACTAGGCGATTTTGCTCTATGTCGGTTTCCTTGCCCTTGTTGCAATCCTTTTAAAGCAACTTGGCTGCCttttactctctctctccctttgttGTTATTTTGTTTTTCGTTTATGTTCACAATCACCCTCGCAGGTATTGATATAAAGCTGCAGGTAAGAGGTGAGTGAGAGGCTTTAAGTGAGTGGCGGCTCAAAACTGATCCCACCACCAATGTCGGGTTCGGTGTGGTAGCGTGAATATACTGGAGAGTGCAAATCATACGCGTCCGTGTAGAACACGTGTACGGTAGAACAGAGATAGAGAAaccagaaagagagggtggtTCAGCGCATAAAGAGAGAATCAAAGATGTATAGTGTACGTGGTCAATAACATGCACCCAACATTTTTCCCTAGTGAAGTTTCGCTGTGGCCGAGAACGCAGCAAGTATCTCTCATTCTGTCACTGTAGTACACAGCTTCTGAAAGGTGAGACTTGCACAACGCACGCAAAGTGAATCGGCGCACTCAGTACACGCCCTAATCACACACAACAGCTCTCCCTAGGAAGAAGCAGAATCCTGAtggctgcctctctttgttgTGGCAAGTCGAgcaggcaaagaagaggtgTAAAGATGGACTGTGCGTAGCACAGTCATGTccactccacacacacacacctcctcgCAGCCAGTTCGAGCAAGCTAGTGCGGCGATTACACTTGAGACAACTGCCCAGCTGCTACCCTGGACAAAAAAGCGCCTCTAGGTACGGTCAAATCCGCGGATTGGCAAGCCAGGGCAACAAGCGTGCACACTgactgcgcgtgcgcatctcaatttcttttttttgctcaCGAGCTTTTTTTTGCCAACATTCTTCATTTCTCTTCTGAGCCCTTGACGGAGCGCCTATATATGTTTTGAGCGCTTAGTCGCAAGCGCGTAAAATAAAAataaacaaacaaacaaacacacgccGAATCAAACGTGTAgatcgaaaaaaaaagagctaAATgggcacaggcgcacacgcagagagggaaaagagcaCATCATCACTatgagaagagaaggtgagtAGTACAGACCACTGAGCAGCTGCAATGAAGAGCAAAAAGCAGCAGATCAGGCAAGAGAACGGTGG from Leishmania panamensis strain MHOM/PA/94/PSC-1 chromosome 32 sequence includes these protein-coding regions:
- a CDS encoding protein kinase, putative (TriTrypDB/GeneDB-style sysID: LpmP.32.1910); amino-acid sequence: MGSGLAKSCSNIPGESAADEGNAYSLAKSDLKVGTVAAALATKPSAAGSAQWTCNPHASNRGDIAALVATTTVAPPKNNKVELCAASITTGSPPKGSRSKGDTSSVTSVNDAGSPIPICNGRGERVGYLSLSDIIGGKDSHSKYVKLQSIGRGAYGEAYVVMRNPAYNPAALPMVEAQSNSNVLAHPTQPNGLYVAKIMDLRAMMSQDRQYSQREIMCLAHTNHFAIIRYYEHYVLDSDDEAMIIITELADRGDLRRSLYNASTVRPFLEEGSNAAASNDAGTNGSRILLSEREAGTYFVQLLLALHHISARRMIHRDIKSANVLITSRGFLKLGDFGFSQKYESTVSSENIAGTFLGTPYYLSPEMWKGRRYGKKADVWAAGVVLYEMLMGGHRPYEAGSLPELRMHVLEDEFVPPTGPPTLGTADAHSQEAGKAKFSNDMRELLASIFQKSPEKRPSAEELLHTSVMQHYLFVFEKYVQSLISADAAALAANPAIDRQKLYFPDPADQALVLQGIAEGKDVVAQVSRRTISESAAPRYEGVVFKDNQNGVWKERYLVLDGSVLTISLSKGKEAVSGGERSKRVPLSFIKSVSPCEVEDAHVRVGTAGCPTNSYRPPYAFAIAMRSTNSIVFGVPTAEELDQWMQVLMRALQID